In Streptomyces durocortorensis, a genomic segment contains:
- a CDS encoding flavin monoamine oxidase family protein — MTSTVPNAVQHTDAAAPPITMFGPDFPYAYDDFLAHAAGLGQIPATEHGSEVAVIGGGLSGIIAAYELMKMGLKPVVYEADQIGGRLRTVGFDGCDPSLTAEMGAMRFPPSSTALQHYIDLVGLETRSFPNPLSPATPSTVVDLKGESHYAETIDDLPQVYRDVAEAWNACLEEGADFSDMNRALRERDVPRIREIWSQLVERLDNQTFYGFLCESEAFKSFRHREIFGQVGFGTGGWDTDFPNSILEILRVVYTEADDHHRGIVGGSQQLPLRLWDREPQKIVHWPLGTSLSSLHEGEPRPAVTRLTRTAGNRITVTDATGDIRTFRAAVFTGQSWLLLSKIDCDDALFPIDHWTAMERTHYMESSKLFVPVDRPFWLDKDEITGRDTMSMTLTDRMTRGTYLLDDGPDKPAVICLSYTWCDDSLKWLPLSPKERMDVMLKSLGEIYPNVDIRSHIIGNPVTVSWENEPWFMGAFKANLPGHYRYQRRLFTHFMQDRLPEDKRGIFLAGDDISWTAGWAEGAVQTALNAVWGVMHQFGGASDPTNPGPGDLFDEIAPVELPED, encoded by the coding sequence ATGACGTCCACGGTGCCCAACGCCGTCCAGCACACCGACGCGGCCGCCCCGCCGATCACCATGTTCGGGCCGGACTTCCCGTACGCGTACGACGACTTCCTCGCCCACGCGGCGGGCCTCGGCCAGATACCGGCGACCGAGCACGGCAGCGAGGTCGCCGTCATCGGCGGCGGGCTCTCCGGCATCATCGCCGCGTACGAGCTGATGAAGATGGGCCTCAAGCCCGTCGTCTACGAGGCCGACCAGATCGGCGGACGGCTGCGCACCGTCGGCTTCGACGGCTGCGACCCCTCGCTCACCGCCGAGATGGGCGCGATGCGCTTCCCGCCCTCCTCCACGGCGCTCCAGCACTACATCGACCTGGTGGGCCTTGAGACCCGGTCCTTCCCCAACCCGCTCTCGCCGGCCACCCCCTCCACCGTCGTGGACCTCAAGGGCGAGTCGCACTACGCCGAGACCATCGACGACCTGCCGCAGGTCTACCGTGATGTGGCCGAGGCATGGAACGCCTGTCTGGAGGAGGGTGCCGACTTCTCCGACATGAACCGGGCGCTGCGCGAGCGCGACGTCCCGCGCATCCGGGAGATCTGGTCGCAGCTCGTCGAGCGGCTCGACAACCAGACCTTCTACGGCTTCCTCTGCGAGTCCGAGGCCTTCAAGTCGTTCCGGCACCGCGAGATCTTCGGCCAGGTCGGCTTCGGCACCGGCGGCTGGGACACCGACTTCCCCAACTCCATCCTGGAGATCCTGCGCGTCGTCTACACCGAGGCCGACGACCACCACCGCGGCATCGTCGGCGGCAGCCAGCAGCTCCCGCTGCGCCTGTGGGACCGCGAGCCGCAGAAGATCGTCCACTGGCCGCTCGGCACCTCGCTGTCCTCCCTGCACGAGGGCGAGCCGCGCCCCGCCGTGACCCGGCTGACCCGCACCGCGGGCAACCGCATCACCGTCACCGACGCCACCGGCGACATCCGCACCTTCCGGGCCGCGGTCTTCACCGGCCAGTCCTGGCTGCTGCTCTCCAAGATCGACTGCGATGACGCGCTCTTCCCGATCGACCACTGGACGGCGATGGAGCGCACCCACTACATGGAGTCCTCCAAGCTGTTCGTCCCGGTCGACCGGCCGTTCTGGCTCGACAAGGACGAGATCACCGGCCGCGACACCATGTCGATGACGCTCACCGACCGGATGACCCGGGGGACCTACCTCCTGGACGACGGCCCGGACAAGCCCGCCGTCATCTGCCTCTCCTACACGTGGTGCGACGACAGCCTGAAGTGGCTGCCGCTCTCCCCGAAGGAGCGCATGGACGTCATGCTGAAGTCGCTCGGGGAGATCTACCCGAACGTCGACATCCGCAGCCACATCATCGGCAACCCGGTCACCGTCTCCTGGGAGAACGAGCCCTGGTTCATGGGCGCGTTCAAGGCCAACCTGCCCGGCCACTACCGCTACCAGCGGCGGCTGTTCACCCACTTCATGCAGGACCGGCTGCCGGAGGACAAGCGCGGCATCTTCCTGGCCGGGGACGACATCTCCTGGACGGCGGGCTGGGCCGAGGGCGCCGTGCAGACCGCGCTGAACGCGGTGTGGGGCGTCATGCACCAGTTCGGCGGGGCGAGTGACCCGACCAACCCCGGCCCCGGCGACCTCTTCGACGAGATCGCGCCGGTGGAGCTTCCGGAGGACTGA
- a CDS encoding carbon-nitrogen hydrolase family protein has translation MPPLRTALLQSSGRPGAVAENLKVLDEAAARAAATGARLLVAPELFLTGYAIGDAVPTLAEPADGPGARAVAEIAVRHGLAVLYGYPERDGERIFNASQLIGPDGARLANYRKTHLFGCFEQEWFTPGEQTVVQADLDGIRIGLLICYDVEFPENVRAHALAGTDLLLVPTAQMHPFQFVAESVVPVRAFESQMYVAYVNRTGPEGEFEFVGLSCLAGPDGVVRTRAGRGEELVTGEVDPEFLAASRAANPYLQDRRPGLYGSLG, from the coding sequence ATGCCGCCGTTGCGCACCGCCCTGCTCCAGAGCTCCGGACGGCCCGGTGCCGTCGCCGAGAACCTCAAGGTGCTGGACGAGGCCGCCGCCCGGGCCGCCGCGACGGGGGCCCGGCTGCTCGTCGCCCCCGAGCTGTTCCTGACCGGCTACGCCATCGGCGACGCCGTCCCCACGCTCGCCGAGCCCGCCGACGGCCCCGGCGCCCGGGCCGTCGCCGAGATCGCCGTACGCCACGGCCTCGCCGTCCTGTACGGCTACCCGGAGCGCGACGGGGAGCGGATCTTCAACGCCTCCCAGCTCATCGGCCCCGACGGCGCGCGGCTCGCGAACTACCGCAAGACCCACCTCTTCGGCTGCTTCGAGCAGGAGTGGTTCACCCCCGGCGAGCAGACCGTCGTCCAGGCCGATCTGGACGGTATCCGCATCGGCCTGCTGATCTGCTACGACGTCGAGTTCCCGGAGAACGTACGGGCGCACGCACTGGCGGGCACCGACCTGCTGCTGGTCCCCACCGCGCAGATGCACCCCTTCCAGTTCGTCGCCGAATCCGTCGTCCCCGTACGGGCCTTCGAGAGCCAGATGTACGTGGCCTACGTCAACCGCACCGGTCCGGAAGGGGAGTTCGAGTTCGTCGGACTCAGCTGCCTGGCCGGACCCGACGGCGTGGTGCGCACCCGCGCCGGGCGCGGCGAGGAGCTCGTGACCGGCGAGGTGGACCCGGAGTTCCTGGCCGCCTCGCGCGCAGCCAACCCGTATCTGCAGGACCGCCGCCCCGGTCTGTACGGCTCCCTCGGCTGA
- a CDS encoding Lrp/AsnC family transcriptional regulator: MRLNDLDERIVHALAEDARRSYADIGAIVGLSAPAVKRRVDRLRAEGAITGFTVRVDPAALGWETEGFIEIYCSRNTSPDAIKQGLARYPEIASASTVTGDADAVVQVFAADMRHFEQVLERIAGEPYVERTKSVLVLSPLLRRYSAEAPPA; this comes from the coding sequence GTGCGCCTGAACGACCTCGACGAACGCATCGTCCACGCCCTCGCCGAAGACGCCCGGCGCTCCTACGCCGACATCGGCGCGATCGTCGGCCTCTCCGCCCCCGCCGTGAAGCGCCGTGTCGACCGGCTCCGCGCCGAGGGCGCGATCACCGGCTTCACCGTGCGCGTGGACCCGGCCGCGCTCGGCTGGGAGACCGAGGGGTTCATCGAGATCTACTGCAGCCGCAACACCTCTCCGGATGCCATCAAGCAGGGCCTCGCCCGCTACCCGGAGATCGCCTCGGCCTCCACGGTGACCGGGGACGCAGACGCGGTGGTCCAGGTCTTCGCCGCCGACATGCGCCACTTCGAGCAGGTACTGGAGCGGATCGCGGGGGAGCCGTACGTGGAGCGGACGAAGTCCGTGCTGGTGCTCTCGCCGCTGCTGCGCCGCTACTCGGCGGAGGCACCGCCGGCCTAG
- a CDS encoding aldehyde dehydrogenase family protein has protein sequence MSFFTDLAHQYIDGEWRPGKGSWDIIDFNPFDGEKLASIPVATAEEVDQAYRAAERAQQAWADTNPYSRRAVLEKALRIVEEREAEIGEAIVAELGGTRLKAGFELHLAKEFLREAIQLALRPAGQILPSPTEGKENRVYRVPVGVVGVISPFNFPFLLSLKSVAPALALGNAVVLKPHQNTPICGGTLLAKVFEDAGLPAGLLNVVITDIAEIGDTLLEHPVPQVISFTGSDKVGRHVATVCAANLKRAVLELGGNSALIVLDDADVDYAVDAAVFSRYVHQGQVCMAANRILVDRAVEQEFTEKFVAKVASLTVGDPADPATQIGPLINSSQAESVSKLVDQTVAAGATALLHGAADGNLVSPSVLTGLAADSPVLQQEIFGPVALIVPFDGEDEAVRIANDTPYGLSGAVHTGNTERGVRIGQRIHTGMIHINDGTVHDEPIVPFGGEKSSGLGRLNGDSMIDAFTTQKWISIQHGRSQFPF, from the coding sequence ATGTCCTTCTTCACTGACCTGGCCCATCAGTACATCGACGGCGAGTGGAGGCCGGGGAAGGGGTCCTGGGACATCATCGACTTCAATCCCTTCGACGGCGAGAAGCTCGCCTCCATCCCCGTGGCCACCGCCGAAGAGGTCGACCAGGCCTACCGCGCCGCCGAGCGCGCCCAGCAGGCGTGGGCGGACACCAACCCGTACAGCAGGCGGGCCGTCCTGGAGAAGGCCCTGCGGATCGTCGAGGAGCGCGAGGCGGAGATCGGCGAGGCGATCGTCGCCGAGCTCGGCGGCACCCGGCTGAAGGCCGGTTTCGAACTGCACCTGGCCAAGGAGTTCCTCCGCGAAGCCATCCAGCTCGCCCTGCGCCCCGCCGGACAGATCCTGCCCTCGCCGACCGAGGGCAAGGAGAACCGCGTCTACCGTGTGCCCGTCGGCGTCGTCGGGGTGATCAGCCCCTTCAACTTCCCCTTCCTGCTCTCCCTCAAGTCCGTCGCCCCCGCCCTGGCCCTCGGCAACGCCGTCGTCCTCAAGCCGCACCAGAACACCCCGATCTGCGGCGGCACCCTGCTGGCCAAGGTCTTCGAGGACGCGGGGCTCCCCGCCGGGCTGCTGAACGTCGTGATCACCGACATCGCGGAGATCGGCGACACCCTGCTGGAGCACCCGGTGCCGCAGGTCATCTCCTTCACCGGCTCGGACAAGGTCGGCCGCCACGTCGCCACCGTCTGTGCCGCCAACCTCAAGCGGGCCGTCCTCGAACTCGGCGGCAACAGCGCCCTGATCGTGCTCGACGACGCCGACGTGGACTACGCCGTCGACGCGGCCGTCTTCAGCCGCTACGTCCACCAGGGCCAGGTCTGCATGGCGGCCAACCGCATCCTGGTCGACCGTGCCGTGGAGCAGGAGTTCACCGAGAAGTTCGTCGCGAAGGTCGCCTCGCTCACCGTCGGTGACCCGGCGGACCCGGCCACCCAGATCGGCCCCCTGATCAACTCCTCGCAGGCCGAGTCCGTCTCCAAGCTCGTCGACCAGACCGTGGCGGCCGGTGCGACGGCCCTCCTGCACGGCGCCGCCGACGGCAACCTCGTCAGCCCCTCCGTGCTCACCGGCCTCGCCGCCGACTCGCCCGTCCTCCAGCAGGAGATCTTCGGCCCCGTCGCCCTGATCGTCCCCTTCGACGGCGAGGACGAGGCCGTCCGCATCGCCAACGACACCCCCTACGGGCTCAGCGGCGCCGTCCACACCGGCAACACCGAGCGCGGCGTGCGGATCGGGCAGCGCATCCACACCGGCATGATCCACATCAACGACGGCACCGTCCACGACGAGCCCATCGTCCCCTTCGGCGGCGAGAAGAGCTCGGGCCTCGGCCGGCTGAACGGCGACTCGATGATCGATGCCTTCACCACCCAGAAGTGGATCTCCATCCAGCACGGCCGCTCGCAGTTCCCCTTCTGA
- a CDS encoding GuaB1 family IMP dehydrogenase-related protein — protein MRFLEPGTGRYTESPAVPYDLTYDDVFMVPGRSAVGSRQGVDLSSPDGTGTTIPLVVANMTAIAGRRMAETVARRGGLVVIPQDIPIDVVTDVISWVKTRHLVLDTPIELAPGQTVADALSLLPKRAHGAGVVVDADRRPVGVVTDHDLTGVDRFTQLSEVMSKDLVLLDAGIDPRDAFNKLDGANRKLAPAVDADGRLVGILTRKAALRATLYTPATDAQGKLRIAAAVGINGDVAGKAKQLLDAGADVLVVDTAHGHQESMISAVKAVRALDPQVPIVAGNIVAAEGVRDLIEAGADIIKVGVGPGAMCTTRMMTGVGRPQFSAVLECAAEARKHGKHVWADGGVRHPRDVAMALAAGASNVMIGSWFAGTYESPGDLQQSADGRFYKESFGMASARAVKNRTSEESAYDRARKALFEEGISTSRMFLDPTRPGVEDLIDSIIAGVRSSCTYAGAGSLEEFADKAVVGIQSAAGYAEGKPLHASWS, from the coding sequence ATGCGCTTTCTTGAGCCGGGCACCGGTCGCTACACAGAGTCCCCCGCGGTCCCGTACGACCTCACGTACGACGACGTCTTCATGGTCCCGGGCCGCTCCGCGGTCGGCTCCCGGCAGGGGGTGGACCTCTCGTCGCCCGACGGCACCGGTACCACCATCCCGCTCGTGGTCGCCAACATGACCGCCATCGCGGGCCGCCGCATGGCCGAAACTGTCGCCCGCCGCGGCGGTCTCGTCGTCATCCCCCAGGACATCCCGATCGACGTCGTCACCGACGTCATCTCCTGGGTCAAGACGCGCCACCTCGTCCTCGACACCCCGATCGAGCTGGCCCCCGGCCAGACCGTCGCCGACGCCCTGTCGCTGCTGCCCAAGCGCGCCCACGGCGCGGGCGTCGTCGTGGACGCCGACCGGCGCCCCGTCGGCGTCGTCACCGACCACGACCTCACCGGCGTCGACCGCTTCACCCAGCTCTCCGAGGTCATGTCCAAGGACCTGGTCCTGCTGGACGCCGGCATCGACCCGCGCGACGCCTTCAACAAGCTCGACGGCGCCAACCGCAAGCTCGCCCCCGCGGTCGACGCGGACGGCCGCCTCGTCGGCATCCTCACCCGCAAGGCCGCCCTGCGTGCCACGCTCTACACCCCCGCCACCGACGCACAGGGCAAGCTGCGCATCGCGGCCGCCGTCGGCATCAACGGCGACGTCGCGGGCAAGGCCAAGCAGCTCCTGGACGCGGGCGCCGACGTGCTCGTCGTGGACACCGCCCACGGCCACCAGGAGTCCATGATCAGCGCGGTGAAGGCAGTCCGCGCGCTCGACCCGCAGGTCCCGATCGTCGCGGGCAACATCGTCGCCGCCGAGGGCGTACGGGACCTGATCGAGGCGGGCGCGGACATCATCAAGGTCGGCGTCGGCCCCGGTGCCATGTGCACCACCCGGATGATGACCGGCGTCGGCCGCCCGCAGTTCTCCGCCGTCCTGGAGTGCGCCGCCGAGGCCAGGAAGCACGGCAAGCACGTCTGGGCCGACGGCGGTGTCCGCCACCCGCGCGACGTCGCCATGGCGCTCGCCGCCGGTGCGTCCAACGTGATGATCGGCTCCTGGTTCGCGGGGACGTACGAGTCGCCCGGCGACCTCCAGCAGTCCGCCGACGGCCGTTTCTACAAGGAGTCCTTCGGGATGGCCTCGGCCCGCGCCGTCAAGAACCGCACCTCGGAGGAGTCCGCGTACGACCGGGCCCGCAAGGCGCTCTTCGAGGAGGGCATCTCCACCTCTCGGATGTTCCTCGACCCGACCCGCCCGGGCGTCGAGGACCTGATCGACTCGATCATCGCGGGCGTCCGCTCCTCCTGCACCTACGCGGGCGCGGGCTCCCTGGAGGAGTTCGCCGACAAGGCGGTCGTCGGCATCCAGAGCGCCGCCGGATACGCCGAGGGCAAGCCGCTGCACGCCAGCTGGAGTTGA
- a CDS encoding terpene synthase family protein, whose amino-acid sequence MDSELPDIYCPFPQRTNPHVAHTRGHLDAWTRQTGLVHRESARNRFEQADFGAFVGMVYPTADGEHLDLVADWFVWLFLVDDQLDDGHLGRSPDRVRDVVDRMRAVVDGSAPEPLPGEELPAAVIALADLWKRTTPNAAPHWRTRFAWHLVTYLTTATTWEAGNRAEDVVPSEETYIAKRRHTGAIHVCMDLIEIVAGIEAPESLHNDPRFITALEASCNHVCWANDVYSFEKEQMLGEIHNLVHLARHHRGMGEQQALDHVAERIAKETERFLTAEDELLELYPELSALLVPYLDGMRSWMRGNLDWSRQTPRYNPADVGQYEEPEEYLEETVLGIPPARPEAVRTEAAPCAAKAPPTG is encoded by the coding sequence GTGGACAGCGAACTGCCGGACATCTACTGCCCGTTCCCGCAGCGGACCAACCCGCACGTGGCGCACACCCGGGGGCATCTGGACGCCTGGACCAGACAGACGGGTCTGGTCCACCGCGAGTCCGCGAGGAACCGCTTCGAACAAGCCGATTTCGGGGCGTTCGTCGGCATGGTCTATCCGACGGCCGACGGTGAACACCTCGATCTGGTGGCCGATTGGTTCGTCTGGCTCTTCCTGGTCGACGACCAGCTCGACGACGGCCATCTCGGCCGTTCCCCCGATCGGGTGAGGGATGTCGTCGACCGGATGCGCGCGGTGGTCGACGGCTCCGCCCCCGAGCCGCTGCCGGGCGAGGAGCTCCCGGCCGCCGTGATCGCCCTGGCCGATCTGTGGAAACGTACGACGCCGAACGCGGCCCCCCACTGGCGGACCCGGTTCGCCTGGCATCTGGTGACCTACCTCACGACCGCCACGACCTGGGAGGCGGGGAACCGGGCCGAGGACGTGGTGCCGTCGGAGGAGACGTACATCGCGAAGCGGCGGCACACCGGGGCCATCCACGTCTGCATGGACCTCATAGAGATCGTGGCGGGCATCGAGGCCCCGGAGTCGCTCCACAACGACCCCCGGTTCATCACCGCCCTGGAAGCCTCGTGCAACCACGTGTGCTGGGCCAACGACGTGTACTCCTTCGAGAAGGAGCAGATGCTCGGCGAGATCCACAACCTCGTCCACCTGGCCCGCCACCACCGGGGCATGGGCGAGCAGCAGGCGCTGGATCATGTCGCGGAGCGGATAGCCAAGGAGACCGAGCGCTTCCTAACGGCCGAGGACGAGCTGCTGGAGCTGTATCCCGAGCTGTCCGCGCTGCTGGTGCCCTACCTCGACGGGATGCGCAGCTGGATGCGCGGCAACCTGGACTGGTCGCGTCAGACACCGCGCTACAACCCGGCCGACGTGGGCCAGTACGAGGAGCCCGAGGAGTATCTGGAGGAGACCGTGCTGGGTATCCCGCCCGCCCGGCCCGAGGCCGTCCGCACCGAAGCCGCACCGTGCGCGGCCAAGGCGCCGCCGACGGGCTGA
- a CDS encoding sugar-binding transcriptional regulator gives MRMGPAELVQAAAMARRFYLEGKSKIQIAEEFGVSRFKVARVLETALERDLVRIEIRVPAELDAERSDALRARYGLRHAVVVESPAEEQEDAPDPENLGEVAADLLGELVAEGDVLGLAWGRSTIHMAAALDRLPPCTVVQLTGVYDAGTAERGSVEAVRRAAQVSGGEAHPIYAPMLLPDPATAAALREQTGIARAFEYFDKVTVAAVSIGSWEPGISTVHDMLSDEERAHYASLGVAAEMSAHLFDADGRRVGRDLGERCITVEADRLRRIPEVVAIAGGQRKAAAIGAVLRSGLVTSLVTDTAAADFLLTESAAGVRPALERADPDGE, from the coding sequence ATGCGGATGGGACCCGCGGAGCTGGTGCAGGCGGCGGCCATGGCCCGCCGGTTCTATCTGGAGGGCAAGTCCAAGATCCAGATCGCCGAGGAGTTCGGCGTCAGCCGCTTCAAGGTGGCCCGGGTCCTGGAGACCGCCCTCGAACGTGATCTCGTACGGATCGAGATCCGGGTCCCGGCCGAGCTGGACGCCGAACGCTCCGACGCGCTGCGAGCCCGCTACGGGCTGCGGCACGCGGTGGTCGTCGAGTCCCCGGCCGAGGAGCAGGAGGACGCCCCCGACCCGGAGAACCTGGGCGAGGTCGCGGCCGATCTGCTCGGCGAGCTGGTGGCCGAGGGCGATGTGCTCGGCCTGGCCTGGGGCCGCTCCACCATCCACATGGCGGCCGCCCTCGACCGGCTCCCGCCCTGCACCGTCGTCCAGCTGACCGGGGTCTACGACGCGGGCACCGCCGAGCGCGGCTCGGTCGAGGCGGTCCGCCGGGCCGCCCAGGTCTCCGGCGGTGAGGCGCACCCCATCTACGCGCCGATGCTGCTGCCCGACCCGGCGACGGCCGCCGCGCTGCGCGAGCAGACGGGCATCGCCCGTGCCTTCGAGTACTTCGACAAGGTCACGGTCGCCGCGGTCTCCATCGGCTCCTGGGAGCCGGGCATCTCCACTGTCCACGACATGCTCTCCGACGAGGAGCGCGCGCACTACGCCTCGCTCGGCGTCGCGGCCGAGATGTCCGCGCACCTCTTCGACGCCGACGGCCGCAGGGTCGGCCGGGACCTCGGCGAGCGCTGTATCACCGTGGAGGCGGACCGGCTGCGCCGGATCCCCGAGGTGGTGGCGATCGCGGGCGGCCAGCGCAAGGCGGCGGCGATCGGCGCGGTGCTGCGCTCCGGCCTGGTGACCAGCCTCGTGACGGACACAGCCGCCGCGGACTTTCTGCTCACGGAGTCCGCCGCCGGGGTGCGTCCGGCGCTGGAGCGGGCCGATCCCGACGGGGAGTGA
- the rpe gene encoding ribulose-phosphate 3-epimerase: MAQINPSILSADFARLAEEAKAVEGADWLHVDVMDNHFVPNLTLGVPIVEALSKATDTPLDCHLMIEDADRWAPQYVEAGAGSVTFHAEAAAAPVRLAREIRAKGARASMALKPATPIEPYEDLLPELDMLLIMTVEPGFGGQAFLDIMLPKIRRTRELISKHGLELWLQVDGGVSATTIERCAEAGADVFVAGSAVYGAKDPAAAVRDLRAQADVATAAAPWACDH, encoded by the coding sequence ATGGCGCAGATCAATCCCAGCATCCTGTCCGCGGATTTCGCACGTCTCGCCGAGGAGGCGAAGGCCGTCGAAGGCGCGGACTGGCTCCACGTCGATGTGATGGACAACCACTTCGTGCCCAACCTGACCCTCGGCGTGCCGATCGTCGAAGCGCTCAGCAAGGCCACGGACACCCCGCTGGACTGCCACCTCATGATCGAGGACGCGGACCGCTGGGCCCCGCAGTACGTGGAGGCCGGGGCCGGTTCCGTCACCTTCCACGCGGAGGCCGCCGCCGCGCCGGTGCGCCTCGCGCGGGAGATCCGGGCCAAGGGGGCGCGCGCCTCGATGGCGCTCAAGCCCGCGACGCCCATCGAGCCGTACGAGGACCTGCTCCCCGAGCTCGACATGCTGCTGATCATGACCGTCGAGCCGGGCTTCGGCGGCCAGGCGTTCCTGGACATCATGCTGCCGAAGATCCGCCGCACCCGGGAGCTGATCAGCAAGCACGGCCTCGAACTGTGGCTCCAGGTCGACGGCGGGGTCTCGGCCACCACCATCGAGCGGTGCGCCGAGGCGGGCGCCGACGTCTTCGTGGCCGGATCCGCGGTGTACGGGGCGAAGGACCCGGCGGCGGCGGTGCGGGACCTGCGGGCGCAGGCGGACGTGGCGACGGCCGCGGCCCCCTGGGCGTGCGACCACTGA
- a CDS encoding RsmB/NOP family class I SAM-dependent RNA methyltransferase yields MNDQPRRRPARPHRRPQKDPVRFLAFEALRAVDERDAYANLVLPPLLKKARAKGDFDGRDAALATELVYGTLRRQGTYDAIVAACIDRPLREVDPPVLDVLNMGVHQLLGTRIPTHAAVSASVELARVVLGEGRAKFVNAVLRKVTAHDLDGWVEKVAPPYEEDAEDHLSVVHSHPRWIVSALWDALGGGRAGIEDLLEADNERPEVTLAARPGRSTTDELTTALGEDNSLPGRWSPYAVRMAEGGEPGALEAVREGRAGVQDEGSQLVAAALAAAPLDGSDTRWLDGCAGPGGKAALLAALAAGRGAALLAAEKQPHRARLVERALAGNPGPYQVITADGTRPPWRPGAFDRVLMDVPCSGLGALRRRPESRWRRRAEDLEAFAPLQRGLLREALKAVRIGGVVGYATCSPHLAETRVVVEDVLKGRGGEPVQAEWIDARPLMPGVPALGEGPDVQLWPHLHGTDAMYLALLRRTG; encoded by the coding sequence GTGAACGACCAGCCGCGTCGCCGTCCCGCCAGGCCCCATCGCCGCCCCCAGAAGGACCCGGTCCGCTTTCTCGCCTTCGAGGCGCTCAGGGCCGTCGACGAGCGTGACGCGTACGCCAACCTCGTGCTGCCCCCGCTGCTGAAGAAGGCCCGCGCCAAGGGCGACTTCGACGGCCGGGACGCGGCGCTGGCGACCGAGCTGGTCTACGGGACGCTGCGCCGCCAGGGGACCTACGACGCGATCGTGGCGGCCTGCATCGACCGGCCGCTGCGCGAGGTCGACCCGCCGGTCCTGGACGTCCTCAACATGGGCGTCCACCAGCTGCTCGGCACCCGCATCCCCACCCACGCGGCCGTCTCCGCCAGCGTGGAGCTGGCCCGGGTGGTGCTGGGGGAGGGGCGCGCGAAGTTCGTCAACGCGGTGCTGCGCAAGGTCACCGCGCACGACCTCGACGGCTGGGTGGAGAAGGTCGCCCCGCCGTACGAGGAGGACGCCGAGGACCACCTCTCCGTCGTGCACTCCCACCCGCGCTGGATCGTCTCCGCGCTCTGGGACGCGCTGGGCGGCGGCCGTGCGGGCATCGAGGACCTTCTCGAAGCCGACAACGAGCGGCCCGAGGTGACGTTGGCGGCCCGCCCCGGCCGCTCCACCACCGACGAGCTGACCACGGCGCTGGGCGAGGACAACTCCCTCCCGGGCCGCTGGTCCCCGTACGCCGTGCGGATGGCCGAGGGCGGCGAGCCCGGAGCGCTGGAAGCCGTCCGGGAGGGCCGGGCGGGCGTCCAGGACGAGGGCAGCCAGCTCGTCGCCGCCGCCCTGGCCGCCGCCCCCCTCGACGGGAGCGACACCCGCTGGCTGGACGGTTGCGCGGGCCCCGGGGGCAAGGCCGCCCTGCTGGCCGCCCTCGCCGCCGGGCGGGGGGCGGCCCTGCTCGCCGCCGAGAAGCAGCCGCACCGCGCCCGGCTGGTCGAGCGGGCGCTCGCCGGTAACCCGGGTCCGTATCAGGTGATCACCGCCGACGGCACCCGACCGCCGTGGCGGCCCGGCGCCTTCGACCGCGTCCTGATGGACGTGCCGTGCTCGGGCCTGGGGGCGCTGCGCCGCCGCCCGGAGTCCCGCTGGCGGCGTCGGGCCGAGGACCTGGAGGCCTTCGCCCCGCTCCAACGCGGTCTGCTGCGCGAGGCGTTGAAGGCCGTACGGATCGGCGGCGTGGTCGGTTACGCGACCTGCTCGCCGCATCTCGCCGAGACCCGGGTGGTCGTCGAGGACGTGCTGAAGGGCCGGGGCGGGGAACCGGTCCAGGCGGAGTGGATCGACGCCCGGCCGCTGATGCCCGGCGTACCCGCCCTCGGCGAGGGACCGGACGTCCAGCTCTGGCCGCATCTGCACGGCACGGACGCGATGTATCTGGCTCTGCTGCGCCGGACCGGCTGA